Part of the Candidatus Abyssobacteria bacterium SURF_5 genome is shown below.
CCAGCTTCAGCGAATGAAAATAGCCGACATGCGTCTTGTCAGCATTCGCATACCATTGTTTTCCCCGTAACGGATCAAGCACCCGCCAGAGGTCCCAGGCATTGGGTGTCTTGATTAACAATGAACCCCCGGCTTTGAGCACCCGGTAAGCCTCCCGAAGGAACGCTTTCGGATTCCGCAGGTGCTCGATGACTTCGTATGCCGCAATCAGATGGAAGCTGGCATCGACGAACGGGAGCGCCTCATCCAGATCCGATATGCAGAAATGCGCTTCCTTGATGATTTCATGTGCGCGTTCTATGGAATACTTGGACCTATCCAGCGCCACAACCTGCCCGCATCGGCTCAGTAGAAAACGCGTCACCGAGCCCGCGCCGCAACCGGCATCGAGCGCGATCGATTCACGCGAAAATCGGAACTCAACAAGGTCCGCCCACTGCTGCAGTTTCTGCTCAAAGCCTGACGAAAAGACTCTCGCCTGTTCGACAAGGTCATCATAATAATTCGGATCGTACCGCAGTTTCCGAGCCGTCATTTCTCAATCACGCTCTCATAAAGACGCTCAAACTCTTCAATATGAACGATAACATCGTGAGTCTTCACATACTCGCTGCCGTTGCGCACCAGCCGCTCGCGCAAGTTTTCATCCTTGATAATCCGCGCAACCTGAACAGTCATTGCGTCAATGTCTTCAATGGGGAAAAGCAGTCCGTTATGCTCGTGGCTTACCAGCTCCGTCAGGGCCACTACGTCGGCCGCCACAATCGGGCATTCCACCAGCATCGCCTCGAGCAGCGGGAGTCCGAATCCCTCATACCGGGAGGGGGCGACAAATACGTCCGCGGATTCAAGCAGCGTCCATTTTTCGGATTCGGAAACGCTGCCAAGAAACCGGAAATGCGGTGATATTCCCAGTTCCTCGACCTTCTTCATAACCCAGTCGTAGTGACGATTGTTTTTCCAGTTATGGCAGATGAAAAAAAATGTGGCGCCTGGAAATTCCCGGAGGAGGCGAGGCATCGCTTCAATAAAAAGATCGAATCCTTTGCGTAATTTCAACTGCCCGATGAACAGAATCCATGGTCGTGATG
Proteins encoded:
- a CDS encoding class I SAM-dependent methyltransferase gives rise to the protein MTARKLRYDPNYYDDLVEQARVFSSGFEQKLQQWADLVEFRFSRESIALDAGCGAGSVTRFLLSRCGQVVALDRSKYSIERAHEIIKEAHFCISDLDEALPFVDASFHLIAAYEVIEHLRNPKAFLREAYRVLKAGGSLLIKTPNAWDLWRVLDPLRGKQWYANADKTHVGYFHSLKLARVLRDAGFREIKVRAGTRPIVYSQPKSRWNRRLPLFGLGLVALARKGAINQ